The Nitrosomonas communis genome has a segment encoding these proteins:
- a CDS encoding phosphoribosylanthranilate isomerase, producing the protein MSVRVKICGITRVEDALVAVQHGADAIGFVFWRQSTRFISPAQAREIVVRLPPFVNVVGVYVDPSPEWVEETSITAGLSLLQFHGEETPEFCNQFKLPYIKALRVRREMNLLQYAELYQNAKGLLLDAYTAGMPGGTGQVFDWSLIPTDFPLPLVLSGGLNSDNVVNAIRQVRPWAVDVSSGVEARKGIKDVNKISAFMQGVKNCEDL; encoded by the coding sequence GTGTCGGTTCGGGTAAAGATTTGTGGTATAACACGTGTTGAAGATGCACTCGTAGCGGTACAGCACGGAGCAGATGCGATTGGATTCGTTTTCTGGCGCCAGAGTACACGTTTTATTTCGCCTGCCCAGGCACGTGAGATTGTAGTGCGTTTACCGCCTTTTGTGAATGTAGTCGGTGTTTATGTTGATCCGTCTCCAGAATGGGTAGAGGAAACATCCATCACAGCTGGACTGAGTTTACTCCAGTTTCATGGGGAAGAGACGCCTGAGTTCTGTAATCAATTTAAATTGCCTTATATTAAAGCTTTGCGTGTCAGGAGGGAGATGAATTTGTTACAATACGCAGAGCTTTACCAGAATGCCAAAGGATTATTACTAGATGCTTATACGGCAGGAATGCCAGGTGGAACTGGTCAGGTGTTTGACTGGAGTTTGATTCCAACGGATTTTCCTCTGCCACTCGTGCTTTCAGGCGGCCTTAATTCTGATAATGTGGTGAATGCGATTAGGCAAGTTCGACCATGGGCCGTCGATGTATCCAGTGGGGTAGAAGCCAGAAAAGGCATTAAGGATGTGAATAAAATTTCTGCTTTTATGCAAGGAGTCAAGAATTGTGAAGATTTATGA
- the truA gene encoding tRNA pseudouridine(38-40) synthase TruA: MRVALILEYSGERYYGWQSQPACISIQRELETAISRIANCRVGVVAAGRTDAGVHALYQVVHFETPVQRPMSAWVRGVNALLPDDIAVLWAAEMDETFHARYCAIERRYLYYLLNHPIRPGVSQRKVGWFHKPLELEKMQEAAAMLLGEHDFSAFRTAECQAKDPVRNLTMLEITQNDHFFIFEFRANGFLHHMVRNIVGSLIYIGHGRYPPGWMQLLLQNRDRTLAAPTFSPYGLYLAGISYDARWNLPSFYQSPLATMMLNANRSLIKV, from the coding sequence GTGAGAGTAGCCTTAATTCTGGAATATAGCGGGGAGCGATATTATGGGTGGCAAAGCCAGCCTGCTTGTATCTCAATTCAGAGGGAGCTGGAGACAGCAATCTCCAGAATTGCAAATTGTCGAGTCGGCGTCGTTGCGGCAGGTAGAACAGATGCGGGCGTTCATGCACTATATCAAGTGGTTCATTTTGAAACACCCGTTCAGAGACCTATGAGTGCATGGGTACGAGGGGTTAATGCATTATTACCTGATGATATCGCTGTATTGTGGGCAGCAGAGATGGATGAAACATTTCATGCACGTTATTGTGCTATCGAACGGCGTTATCTTTATTATTTGCTGAACCATCCCATTCGGCCTGGGGTATCTCAAAGGAAAGTAGGGTGGTTTCATAAACCGCTAGAGCTTGAGAAAATGCAAGAGGCGGCAGCCATGTTATTGGGTGAGCATGATTTTAGTGCTTTTCGTACTGCCGAATGTCAAGCGAAAGATCCAGTACGAAACTTAACCATGCTAGAGATTACGCAAAATGACCATTTTTTTATATTCGAATTTCGTGCTAATGGGTTTTTGCATCATATGGTGCGTAATATTGTAGGTAGCTTGATATATATTGGTCATGGTAGATATCCTCCTGGATGGATGCAGCTATTACTACAAAATCGTGATCGAACCCTTGCTGCACCTACATTTTCTCCTTATGGGTTATACTTGGCAGGGATTAGCTACGATGCCAGATGGAATTTGCCTTCTTTCTATCAATCGCCACTTGCCACTATGATGCTAAATGCAAATAGGTCTCTGATAAAAGTATAG